A genomic window from Diospyros lotus cultivar Yz01 chromosome 2, ASM1463336v1, whole genome shotgun sequence includes:
- the LOC127795296 gene encoding uncharacterized protein LOC127795296, which produces MRDRVYLYDLPIRSDSRHKDANFSFWSGLKFQLAGRSEGRTRKKMSSSEILVHREHAEIHQGEAICKKKSKELLEKMSLPKGLLPLEGLVEVGYNDATGFIWLTKKSKTEHTFRKIGRRVSYDTHVTAFVEERRMRRLTGVKSKELFIWVSISDIHIGDPASGKITFATATGMSRSFPVSAFEDDEEENGK; this is translated from the coding sequence ATGCGTGATCGCGTGTATTTATATGATCTGCCCATCCGTTCCGATTCACGCCATAAAGACGCAAATTTCAGTTTCTGGAGCGGTTTGAAGTTCCAATTGGCCGGACGGAGCGAGGGAAGAACAAGGAAGAAAATGTCGTCGTCGGAGATCTTAGTCCATCGGGAACACGCCGAGATCCACCAGGGGGAGGCCATCTGCAAGAAGAAGTCGAAGGAGCTGCTGGAGAAGATGTCGCTGCCCAAGGGCCTGCTCCCCCTCGAGGGCCTCGTCGAGGTCGGCTACAACGACGCCACCGGCTTCATCTGGCTCACCAAGAAGTCCAAGACCGAGCACACCTTCCGCAAGATCGGGCGCAGGGTGTCCTACGACACGCACGTCACCGCCTTCGTGGAGGAGCGCCGGATGCGGCGTCTCACCGGCGTCAAGAGCAAGGAGCTTTTCATTTGGGTGTCCATCTCCGATATCCACATCGGCGACCCTGCTTCCGGTAAGATCACCTTCGCCACTGCTACCGGCATGTCCAGATCCTTCCCCGTCTCCGCCTTTGAAGACGATGAAGAAGAGAATGGCAAATGA